A window from Brachionichthys hirsutus isolate HB-005 chromosome 4, CSIRO-AGI_Bhir_v1, whole genome shotgun sequence encodes these proteins:
- the cep78 gene encoding centrosomal protein of 78 kDa translates to MSSRTKIAEDHTPTWQQGAQDFLTYYDFACARQESVPLPAVKLNLDKGILDFNGDRVKFTDWSPILSAISINKHLHHIAISSANQASLRSGDADRRYYKSNIRKKFPAIRSKDMRFKLCKALRECLTLSPTLKSLQLNGLPLRERDLITLTKGLAKALCLESLSLANCPISDEGLEVICQSVKYSTSIRTVDFTGCNLTWRGVEHMANIIKHQAMQRHGTAWAESLRYQQPQFEGMGGLRRLTLSCNTLIGDRGAAVLAHELAEDLWVKAVDLQRCGLSSEGARRLLEALKTNSTLHVLDIRNNPLVDKVLVKTAIEKVLMNANGRSSQYCWIKPAAKEPQRASGPKRLVPPSASRGNTTFRIDPREKTSPEGRSPGVAKTQKPCSLSRYVPWRAAARAGRQRGMAPGVCVNNQSFQDAATVKITLESDSEGGEEDEEVLVEVEQKPSTLHYQDKITRQHIGHLQMALKECRLQLTEERRARLKAESRVMEFEMENARLRNTNLSLSEALNATGSASAHCASGLEDEVVLQSIENSFSKFHAFLDLLRDAGLGQLPSIAGIDKSDFQSLGRLQLSSTREPYFGSTVSLTRKDLQDVGTKNNCSSFLKQSEVRPAPPWKPADTSRTLPSVRESYQGNMLSDVTVNQASIPTLDPDASDGSKPNRFSKTVAQCDSASECSSHSKHSLDDIYFGKTFQMPLSHSSSKSDSHRSNSSHGGWSERSSVKAESESVSSRVNSKWSLVASNQSGSEGSA, encoded by the exons ATGTCTTCAAg GACGAAGATTGCTGAAGACCACACTCCCACATGGCAGCAAGGCGCCCAGGATTTTCTGACATACTACGATTTTGCGTGTGCCAGACAGGAGTCAGTCCCTCTCCCTGCTGTTAAGCTGAACCTTGACAAAGGGATACTGGACTTCAATGGAGACAGAGTCAAATTCACAGACTGGTCACCCATCCTGAGTGCCATCTCTATCAACAAACATCTGCACCACATTGCCATAAGCAGTGCAAACCAAGCTAGTTTGAGATCTGGAGATGCAG ATAGGAGATACTATAAGTCTAACATCAGAAAGAAGTTCCCAGCCATCCGCTCAAAGGATATGAGATTTAAGTTATGCAAGGCCCTCAGGGAGTGTCTGACTCTCTCTCCTACCCTCAAGAGTTTGCAGCTGAATGGGCTTCCGCTGAGAGAGAGGGACCTCATAACACTGACAAAG GGGTTAGCAAAGGCTCTCTGCTTGGAGAGCCTATCTCTGGCTAATTGCCCAATCTCTGATGAGGGATTAGAGG TCATTTGTCAAAGTGTCAAGTATTCTACAAGCATCAGGACAGTAGATTTTACAGGATGCAATCTTACCTGGAGGGGAGTAGAACATATGGCCAACATCATCAAG CATCAGGCAATGCAGAGGCATGGTACAGCGTGGGCGGAGTCTCTGCGGTATCAACAGCCACAGTTTGAGGGAATGGGTGGTCTCCGCCGCCTCACCCTTAGCTGTAACACTTTAATTGGGGACCGAGGTGCTGCTGTTCTTGCACATGAGCTGGCAGAAGACCTCTGGGTTAAAG CTGTGGACCTGCAGAGGTGTGGTCTGTCCAGTGAAGGAGCTCGGCGTTTGCTGGAGGCCTTGAAAACCAATTCTACTCTTCATGTACTAGATATTCGTAATAACCCGTTAGTTG ACAAGGTCCTTGTTAAAACTGCGATCGAGAAAGTGCTGATGAATGCTAATGGTCGCTCATCACAG TACTGCTGGATCAAACCTGCAGCCAAAGAGCCACAGAGAGCTTCTGGTCCGAAGAGACTGGTGCCACCCAGTGCAAGCAGAGGAAACACTACGTTCAGAATAG ACCCTCGGGAAAAAACTTCTCCTGAAGGGAGAAGCCCAGGCGTTGCTAAGACACAGAAGCCGTGTTCCCTCTCCCGTTATGTGCCTTGGCGTGCTGCTGCTCGAGCTGGACGCCAGAG AGGCATGGCGCCTGGAGTTTGTGTAAATAACCAAAGCTTCCAG GATGCAGCTACTGTGAAGATTACTTTGGAGTCAGATTCAGAGGGAGGGGAAGAAGACGAAGAGGTTCTGGTAGAAGTGGAGCAGAAACCATCTACTCTTCATTACCAGGACAAGATCACCAGACAGCACATCGGACATTTGCAG ATGGCACTAAAAGAGTGTCGTCTTCAGCTGACAGAGGAGCGCAGAGCCAGATTGAAAGCTGAGTCAAGAGTCATGGAG TTTGAGATGGAGAATGCTCGTCTGCGTAACACAAACCTCTCCCTATCAGAGGCACTCAACGCCACTGGCTCTGCTTCAGCACATTGTGCTAGTGGTCTCGAAGATGAGGTAGTCCTCCAAAGCATTGAGAACTCATTCAGCAAATTCCATGCCTTCCTGGATCTTCTAAGAGACGCTGG CCTTGGCCAGCTACCATCGATAGCTGGAATTGACAAGTCTGATTTTCAGTCTCTGGGAAGACTTCAGCTCTCCTCTACAAGAGAACCATATTTTGGTAGCACTGTATCACTAACTAGAAAGGACCTTCAGGATGTTGGGACAAAGAATAATTGTTCATCCTTTTTGAAG CAAAGTGAGGTCCGACCTGCGCCCCCATGGAAACCAGCCGATACTTCCAGAACGCTCCCGTCTGTCAGGGAGTCCTATCAAGGCAACATGCTGTCAGACGTGACCGTCAATCAAGCCTCTATACCTACATTAGACCCTGATGCAAGTGATGGCTCGAAACCAAATCGATTTTCAAAGACAGTCGCCCAGTGTGATTCCGCTTCAGAGTGCAGTTCCCACAGCAAACATTCCTTGGATGATATTTACTTTGGTAAAACTTTTCAGATGCCTTTAAGCCACTCAAGTAGTAAAAGTGACTCTCACAGAAGTAACAGCTCTCATGGTGGATGGTCTGAAAGATCAAGCGTTAAAGCAGAGTCTGAATCAGTCAGCTCTAGGGTGAATTCAAAATGGAGCCTGGTGGCATCCAATCAGTCAGGATCAGAAGGGTCAGCCTGA